From one Thalassobaculum sp. OXR-137 genomic stretch:
- a CDS encoding ABC transporter ATP-binding protein, giving the protein MFLDVQDLNVTFSTRRGTVTAVRGVSFSLAKGETLGIVGESGSGKSVSSYAVMRILERSGRIAGGRISFDGIDLTGLSNREMRELRGREISMVFQNPRAALNPIRKVGHQIEDVLRRHNRATRSTARAKAIEALRAVRIADPEARYEAYPFELSGGMCQRVVIAIALACDPRLLIADEPTTGLDVTTQKVVMDLLADLTRSRGMSSVLITHDLGLAAEYCDKIVVMKDGAVVEAGDPKTLFADPKDAYTRRLIRATPRPGAEVGDLVEPPVPSPARPVLGPPLLQVRELRKVFGRGASESVAVDGISFEIREGETLGLVGESGCGKSTTSSMIMRLLDPTGGEILLDGRTLTDTPAAKFARDPRRGSLQMVFQDATDSINPRFTARQAIADPIRRLTDETPSGRVEELAAQVGLPLTLLDRFPHQLSGGQKARVGIARALASRPRLLILDEPTAALDVSIQAIVLNLLAELRAKLGVSYLFVSHDLHVVRLLCDRVIVMRQGRVVEEGTAEAVMQSPRDPYTRSLLEATPMPPAALAAGAALAKAAE; this is encoded by the coding sequence ATGTTCCTCGACGTCCAGGATCTCAACGTCACCTTCTCCACGCGGCGCGGTACGGTGACCGCGGTGCGCGGGGTGAGCTTCTCCCTGGCCAAGGGGGAGACCCTGGGGATCGTCGGCGAGAGCGGATCCGGCAAGTCGGTTAGTTCCTACGCCGTCATGCGCATCCTGGAGCGCAGCGGCCGGATCGCCGGCGGCCGGATCAGCTTCGACGGCATCGACCTGACCGGCCTGTCGAACCGCGAGATGCGCGAGCTGCGCGGCCGCGAGATCTCCATGGTGTTCCAGAACCCGCGTGCCGCCCTCAACCCGATCCGCAAGGTCGGCCACCAGATCGAGGACGTGCTGCGCCGCCACAACCGGGCCACCCGCTCGACCGCGCGGGCCAAGGCGATCGAGGCGCTGCGGGCGGTTCGGATCGCCGATCCGGAGGCGCGCTACGAGGCCTACCCGTTCGAGCTGTCGGGCGGCATGTGCCAGCGGGTGGTGATCGCCATCGCGCTGGCCTGCGACCCGCGCCTGCTGATCGCCGACGAGCCGACCACCGGCCTGGACGTGACCACCCAGAAGGTTGTGATGGACCTGCTGGCCGATCTGACCAGGAGCCGGGGCATGAGCTCCGTCCTGATCACCCACGACCTGGGACTGGCGGCCGAATACTGCGACAAGATCGTCGTCATGAAGGACGGTGCGGTGGTCGAAGCGGGCGATCCCAAGACCCTCTTCGCCGATCCCAAGGACGCCTATACCCGCCGCCTGATCCGCGCCACGCCGAGGCCGGGTGCGGAGGTCGGCGACCTGGTGGAGCCGCCGGTGCCGTCGCCGGCCCGGCCGGTCCTGGGACCTCCGCTGCTGCAGGTCCGCGAGCTGCGCAAGGTGTTCGGTCGGGGGGCATCGGAGTCCGTTGCGGTGGACGGTATCTCCTTCGAGATCCGGGAGGGCGAGACCCTGGGCCTGGTCGGCGAGAGCGGATGCGGGAAGTCCACCACATCCTCCATGATCATGCGGCTGCTCGACCCGACCGGCGGCGAGATCCTGCTGGACGGCAGGACGCTGACCGACACTCCGGCCGCCAAGTTCGCCCGCGATCCGCGGCGCGGCAGCCTGCAGATGGTGTTCCAGGACGCCACGGACAGCATCAACCCGCGCTTCACCGCCCGCCAGGCGATCGCCGATCCGATCCGGCGGCTGACCGACGAGACGCCGTCGGGACGGGTGGAGGAACTGGCGGCCCAGGTCGGCCTGCCCCTGACCCTGCTCGACCGGTTTCCACACCAGCTCTCCGGCGGCCAGAAGGCGCGGGTCGGCATCGCCCGGGCGCTCGCCTCGCGGCCCCGGCTGCTGATCCTGGACGAACCGACCGCCGCGCTCGACGTCTCGATCCAGGCCATCGTGCTGAACCTGCTGGCGGAGCTGCGGGCCAAGCTGGGCGTCAGCTACCTTTTCGTCAGCCACGACCTGCATGTGGTCCGCCTGCTCTGCGACCGGGTCATCGTCATGCGCCAGGGCCGGGTGGTGGAGGAGGGCACGGCAGAGGCGGTCATGCAGTCGCCGCGCGACCCCTATACCCGCAGCCTGCTGGAGGCCACGCCGATGCCGCCGGCCGCTCTCGCGGCGGGGGCGGCCCTCGCCAAGGCGGCCGAATAG
- a CDS encoding ABC transporter permease — protein MSATTPDTRERGFLDHVVYVLSENPITAFAFALFALILLVAILGPVLAPYDPLESNAARALQPPSADHWFGTDNLGRDVFSRVLVATRLDLMISVAAVALSFVVGAAIGSAAGYWGGWIDGVTGRLVDTIMAFPLFVLAMGIVAAMGNTVENIIYATAIINVPFYARVARAEVRIRRNAGFAQAARLSGNTDLQVLAFHIFPNALPPMMVQISLNLGWAILNAAGLSFIGLGVRPPTAEWGIMVAEGANFVVSGEWWLAVFPGLALMTAVFAFNLLGDGLRDIFDPRQRT, from the coding sequence ATGAGCGCCACCACGCCCGACACGCGCGAACGCGGCTTTCTCGACCACGTCGTCTACGTGTTGAGCGAGAACCCGATCACCGCCTTCGCTTTCGCCCTGTTCGCGCTGATCCTGCTGGTGGCGATCCTCGGCCCGGTGCTGGCCCCGTACGACCCGCTGGAATCCAACGCGGCCCGCGCCCTGCAGCCGCCGTCCGCCGATCACTGGTTCGGCACCGACAATCTCGGCCGCGACGTGTTCTCGCGCGTGCTGGTGGCCACACGGCTCGACCTGATGATCTCGGTCGCCGCCGTCGCCCTGTCCTTCGTGGTCGGGGCGGCAATCGGCTCGGCCGCCGGCTATTGGGGCGGCTGGATCGACGGCGTCACCGGCCGGCTGGTCGATACGATCATGGCCTTCCCGCTGTTCGTGCTGGCCATGGGCATCGTCGCCGCCATGGGCAACACGGTGGAGAACATCATCTACGCCACCGCCATCATCAACGTGCCGTTCTACGCCCGCGTCGCCCGGGCCGAGGTGCGGATCCGGCGCAATGCCGGCTTCGCCCAGGCCGCCCGGCTGTCCGGCAACACCGACCTGCAGGTGCTGGCCTTCCACATCTTTCCCAACGCCCTGCCGCCGATGATGGTGCAGATCTCCCTGAACCTGGGCTGGGCGATCCTGAACGCCGCCGGCCTGTCCTTCATCGGCCTGGGCGTGCGTCCGCCGACCGCGGAGTGGGGGATCATGGTGGCGGAGGGAGCCAACTTCGTCGTCTCCGGCGAATGGTGGCTCGCCGTCTTCCCCGGTCTCGCCCTGATGACCGCCGTCTTCGCCTTCAACCTGCTGGGCGACGGGCTGCGCGACATCTTCGATCCAAGACAAAGGACCTAG